The DNA region CTGCTGTTTTTCGCGATACTGATCTCGGAATTCTCGCAGCATGGTTTCGCCGTCGGCGAGCAGGCCGCGGGGTTCGTGATATTCTTGCCGCCGTTGGTTGGTCAGGTAACTGGCCGAAACGTCAAATTTGAGGTGGTCTGAAAAGCGGTGGTCTGCGCGGAGGCGATAGACATAGGCTTCGATGCTGATAAAATCGTCGGGTTCGTTGACTGTATAATCGAGGGGAAGCTCGACGAGTTCGTGGTTGAAAAAGGGGACGCCTCTATTGCGATGGCCTTTATTGAGTTCGTCAAACCATTCGCCGTTTATTGAAATAGATGTGCGGTCTGTAGGCAGCCATATGAAACCGCCGTTGAAGGACGAGTAAATGAATTGTTCGTGTTGGCGGTATCCATCATCATTGGCATGGTTGACGTTGACTTTGTAGAGCAGTTTACCAAAACCAGGGGTTACGGGTACGGGTCCTGTTGAAGAAAAGTTTGCCTGAGATTTTGAATAGGATCCGAGCGTAAGCTTGAGTTCGTTTTTTTGTCGCGCACTTGGTTGTTTGGTAATGACGTTAATAAATCCACCGGGTCGCGATTGCCCATAGAGCGCGCCAGCAGGACCTTTGACCACTTCGACGCGTTCTACGTCGTCTAAGCGCATTCGGTTGAAGAAGCCGTGTACCTGATTGAGACCGTTTTGCTTGACTGCGCCGTCTCCTGTGGTGCGAAAGCCGCGCATGTTAAAGTCGAGGTATTCGCTGAAGGGATTGACACCACTAACGTTTTGCAGCACGTCGGTGAGATAGGTCAGCCCCTGGTCTTCGACGAGATCGCCATTGATGATTTGGACGGACTGGGGCAAGTCGCGCAAAGCGGTGTTGGTGCGCGTTGCAGTGGTGCGGTCTGAGGCATACCCTTCTTCGACAACTGTGATTTCATTGAGGATGTATGGCGTGTCTTCAATGAGGGTGATTGCGATTTTGGGGACTTGTTTTGGGGTGACAGATATGGTTTGTTCAATGGTTTTATAACCGAGATAACTCGCGATCAGGACATGGTCTCCGTGCGGCACATTGGGAATCACAAAATACCCCTGGTTATCTGCCACAGCACCCAGGCGCGTGTTTTTGAGCACAATGCTCGCACCGGGAAGTGGCTTATTTTTTTGATCTAAAACTTGTCCGCGAATGGTATTTGTTTGTGCGAGGACCGGTGTTGAATAGATCGCGAAAACAACGAGCAATAGTAACCGATAAAAATTTGACATGTTGATTCTCCGCATTGATGAGATATTGGGGTTGAGAATTTTAAAAATCTGTACAACTCCATTTTCTTTTTGCATCTATGGTGCATAAATTTTATGTTTAAAACATGCTGCGCCTCCTTTGAGGTGTGGCTCTCTGCCATCGGTTTTCTGCTTTGACGGGCGATAACCGGTGGCATT from Gemmatimonadota bacterium includes:
- a CDS encoding TonB-dependent receptor, which codes for MSNFYRLLLLVVFAIYSTPVLAQTNTIRGQVLDQKNKPLPGASIVLKNTRLGAVADNQGYFVIPNVPHGDHVLIASYLGYKTIEQTISVTPKQVPKIAITLIEDTPYILNEITVVEEGYASDRTTATRTNTALRDLPQSVQIINGDLVEDQGLTYLTDVLQNVSGVNPFSEYLDFNMRGFRTTGDGAVKQNGLNQVHGFFNRMRLDDVERVEVVKGPAGALYGQSRPGGFINVITKQPSARQKNELKLTLGSYSKSQANFSSTGPVPVTPGFGKLLYKVNVNHANDDGYRQHEQFIYSSFNGGFIWLPTDRTSISINGEWFDELNKGHRNRGVPFFNHELVELPLDYTVNEPDDFISIEAYVYRLRADHRFSDHLKFDVSASYLTNQRRQEYHEPRGLLADGETMLREFRDQYREKQQRAVNANLIYDINAASINHTVLSGVEYTLTEGLYRFATARDASRGGPVPNINIFNPVFAQANNPLKYSYYGVDIPRGISQLTTRLNNRISAFGFYLQDQIALGNKLNVLIGARYDSFEDKAEEGSNNRASDSQWSLRGGAVFKLIPSISTYLSYSQGFEPVRSSYTFDPDRYGGPFDPENSWTIEGGAKSSFLDNRFNTTLALYHITKENVILRDPNPPEDMPDRRVQVGEIQSQGFELDMAGIITDRWSVHGSFARSLKAEITKDTNPDNVGKKNPNNPKNTIGFWSRYDMPLSPASQIGFALGGSYLSERTTFQTDDNLPSYFVVNGGIFIRYDRFKIAVNLHNLTGKEYFPGGYGGRIGGFRGTPRSFDTTVRYQF